Proteins encoded within one genomic window of Calypte anna isolate BGI_N300 chromosome 25, bCalAnn1_v1.p, whole genome shotgun sequence:
- the FAM189B gene encoding protein FAM189B isoform X3, translating into MPSPSESSRSLTGRTSRSLTHLRVQRTWLQILLVLGFIQIILGVLIVTFSLVAATITPSAKIRHSCPSWAGFSVTFFTLLSVLGVMLSLAGSILSCQNAQLVRSLEACETERDSCVCCQARSETLPASCSQQSEMLTMFPTPKCRSIHVVLKDLLFSVCGLTVFSTIICTLSAVVCCIQIFSLDIAHVLVPQRSSSVTLECTSPPDTFLQSMMDFEEFVPPVPPPPYYPPEYTCSSETDAQSITYNGSMDSPVPLYPTDFPPSYETVMGLRGDSQVGAGIPGRDGFLLCLCTDHAVLQATLFDSQLMDGSHTCTCDRVPSIVLSGEVSMDSGSLIMSEIMDIPGDSSPSEDSCLLELQGSMRSMDYVLFRSIQRSRADYCLSVDCVQCSHHARSPTLGLQGPFEETPQPRVRGERSYSCSTAEPGCDGILVGGAVTHSCNRLEGLSRCLGPCFPEVRLKEKGSLQGRGGGCPTGSGSGPLSHPRRNSETSCPSSPAPGLSQRLLVRSHSDPGVLTAGDAADFREVLYTKALEDSVSNSSADTGLCSEACLLRHSHCDSPRLLRAGSVGKNKLLPSKKVMQQLSKTTTRSLGDLKVCRGTRGLVARFLQRPKRSPAAGVEVPGHGSQGHKQVPWNTRSGAERPHEGIHLQSCGDLSSTSSLRRLLSSRRLERSRPRSLSGTCKESAL; encoded by the exons ATGCCCTCCCCCAGCGAGTCCAGCCGCTCGCTGACCGGCCGCACGTCCCGCAGCCTCACGCACCTCCGCGTCCAGCGGACCTGGCTGCAGatcctgctggtgctgggcttCATCCAAATCATCCTGGGAGTCCTGATCGTCACCTTCAGCCTGGTGGCGGCCACCATCACGCCTTCTGCCAAGATCCGGCATTCCTGCCCATCTTGGGCCGGCTTCTCG GTCACCTTCTTCACATTGCTGTCAGTGCTGGGTGTCATGCTGAGCCTTGCTGGATCCATCCTGTCCTGCCAGAACGCGCAGCTGGTGAGGTCTCTGGAGGCCTGCGAGACG GAAAGGGACTCGTGTGTCTGCTGCCAGGCCCGCTCAGAAACTCTGccagcctcctgcagccagcagagtgAGATGCTGACCATGTTCCCCACCCCTAAATGCAGGAGTATCCATGTGGTGCTCAAG gaTCTCCTCTTCAGTGTCTGTGGCTTGACTGTCTTCTCCACCATCATCTGCACTCTCTCTGCTGTTGTGTGCTGCATCCAGATTTTCTCCCTTGACATTGCCCATGTG ctggtcCCTCAGCGCTCGAGCTCCGTGACGCTGGAATGCACTTCCCCCCCTGACACCTTTCTTCAGAGCATGATGGACTTTGAGGAGTTTGTGCCCCCAGTACCACCACCGCCCTACTACCCACCCGAGTACACCTGCAGCTCTGAGACCGATGCGCAGAG TATCACCTACAACGGCTCCATGGACAGCCCTGTGCCTCTCTACCCGACTGACTTCCCCCCTTCCTATGAGACTGTGATGGGGCTGCGGGGGGACAGCCAGGTGGGAGCCGGGATCCCAGGCAGGGATGGgttcctgctctgcctgtgcacTGACCACGCTGTCCTGCAGGCCACCCTGTTTGACTCACAGCTGATGGACGGCTCACACACCTGCACCTGCGACCGTGTCCCCTCCATCGTGCTCAGTGGAGAAG TGTCCATGGACAGCGGGTCCTTGATCATGTCAGAGATCATGGacatccctggggacagcagtcCCTCGGAGGACTCGtgtctgctggagctgcagggctccATGCGCTCCATGGATTACGTCCTCTTCCGCTCCATCCAGCGGAGCCGTGCGGATTACTGCCTGAGTGTGGACTGCGTGCAGTGCAGCCACCACGCACGCAGCCCCACACTGGGCTTGCAGGGACCCTTCGAGGAGACCCCTCAGCCCCGGGTGCGGGGGGAACGCTCCTATTCCTGCtccacagcagagccaggctgtgACGGCATCTTGGTGGGGGGAGCCGTGACCCACAGCTGCAATCGCCTGGAGGGGCTGTCCCGCTGCCTCGGGCCCTGCTTCCCCGAGGTGCGACTCAAGGAGAAGGGTTCTCTGCAAGGACGTGGGGGTGGCTGTCCCACAGGCTCTGGCTCCGGACCCCTGAGTCACCCACGGCGCAACAGTGAGACCTCCTGCCCCTCATCCCCTGCCCCGGGGCTGAGCCAGCGCCTGCTGGTGAGGTCACACAGTGACCCTGGTGTCCTGACTGCTGGTGATGCTG cagatTTCAGGGAAGTACTTTATACCAAAGCACTGGAGGACAGCGTGTCCAACTCCTCTGCGGATACAG GGCTGTGCTCAGAGGCCTGCCTGCTCCGCCATTCACACTGTGACTCCCCCCGACTGCTCCGGGCTGGCTCAGTGGGGAAGAACAAGCTGCTGCCCTCCAAGAAGGTGATGCAGCAGTTATCAAAGACGACAACTCGCTCCCTGGGGGATCTCAAAGTCTGCCGGGGCACTCGTGGGCTGGTGGCCAGGTTCCTGCAGAGACCCAAACgcagcccagcagctggtgTGGAGGTGCCCGGGCACGGCTCTCAGGGGCACAAGCAG GTTCCCTGGAACACCCGGTCCGGAGCAGAGCGGCCCCACGAAGGCATCCACCTGCAGAGCTGCGGGGATCTGagctccacctcctccctgcgCCGGCTCCTCTCCTCCCGCCGCCTGGAGCGCAGCCGCCCGCGGAGCCTCAGCGGGACCTGCAAGGAGAGCGCCCTGTGA
- the FAM189B gene encoding protein FAM189B isoform X7, whose product MPSPSESSRSLTGRTSRSLTHLRVQRTWLQILLVLGFIQIILGVLIVTFSLVAATITPSAKIRHSCPSWAGFSVTFFTLLSVLGVMLSLAGSILSCQNAQLVRSLEACETERDSCVCCQARSETLPASCSQQSEMLTMFPTPKCRSIHVVLKDLLFSVCGLTVFSTIICTLSAVVCCIQIFSLDIAHVLVPQRSSSVTLECTSPPDTFLQSMMDFEEFVPPVPPPPYYPPEYTCSSETDAQSITYNGSMDSPVPLYPTDFPPSYETVMGLRGDSQATLFDSQLMDGSHTCTCDRVPSIVLSGEVSMDSGSLIMSEIMDIPGDSSPSEDSCLLELQGSMRSMDYVLFRSIQRSRADYCLSVDCVQCSHHARSPTLGLQGPFEETPQPRVRGERSYSCSTAEPGCDGILVGGAVTHSCNRLEGLSRCLGPCFPEVRLKEKGSLQGRGGGCPTGSGSGPLSHPRRNSETSCPSSPAPGLSQRLLVRSHSDPGVLTAGDAADFREVLYTKALEDSVSNSSADTGLCSEACLLRHSHCDSPRLLRAGSVGKNKLLPSKKVMQQLSKTTTRSLGDLKVCRGTRGLVARFLQRPKRSPAAGVEVPGHGSQGHKQVPWNTRSGAERPHEGIHLQSCGDLSSTSSLRRLLSSRRLERSRPRSLSGTCKESAL is encoded by the exons ATGCCCTCCCCCAGCGAGTCCAGCCGCTCGCTGACCGGCCGCACGTCCCGCAGCCTCACGCACCTCCGCGTCCAGCGGACCTGGCTGCAGatcctgctggtgctgggcttCATCCAAATCATCCTGGGAGTCCTGATCGTCACCTTCAGCCTGGTGGCGGCCACCATCACGCCTTCTGCCAAGATCCGGCATTCCTGCCCATCTTGGGCCGGCTTCTCG GTCACCTTCTTCACATTGCTGTCAGTGCTGGGTGTCATGCTGAGCCTTGCTGGATCCATCCTGTCCTGCCAGAACGCGCAGCTGGTGAGGTCTCTGGAGGCCTGCGAGACG GAAAGGGACTCGTGTGTCTGCTGCCAGGCCCGCTCAGAAACTCTGccagcctcctgcagccagcagagtgAGATGCTGACCATGTTCCCCACCCCTAAATGCAGGAGTATCCATGTGGTGCTCAAG gaTCTCCTCTTCAGTGTCTGTGGCTTGACTGTCTTCTCCACCATCATCTGCACTCTCTCTGCTGTTGTGTGCTGCATCCAGATTTTCTCCCTTGACATTGCCCATGTG ctggtcCCTCAGCGCTCGAGCTCCGTGACGCTGGAATGCACTTCCCCCCCTGACACCTTTCTTCAGAGCATGATGGACTTTGAGGAGTTTGTGCCCCCAGTACCACCACCGCCCTACTACCCACCCGAGTACACCTGCAGCTCTGAGACCGATGCGCAGAG TATCACCTACAACGGCTCCATGGACAGCCCTGTGCCTCTCTACCCGACTGACTTCCCCCCTTCCTATGAGACTGTGATGGGGCTGCGGGGGGACAGCCAG GCCACCCTGTTTGACTCACAGCTGATGGACGGCTCACACACCTGCACCTGCGACCGTGTCCCCTCCATCGTGCTCAGTGGAGAAG TGTCCATGGACAGCGGGTCCTTGATCATGTCAGAGATCATGGacatccctggggacagcagtcCCTCGGAGGACTCGtgtctgctggagctgcagggctccATGCGCTCCATGGATTACGTCCTCTTCCGCTCCATCCAGCGGAGCCGTGCGGATTACTGCCTGAGTGTGGACTGCGTGCAGTGCAGCCACCACGCACGCAGCCCCACACTGGGCTTGCAGGGACCCTTCGAGGAGACCCCTCAGCCCCGGGTGCGGGGGGAACGCTCCTATTCCTGCtccacagcagagccaggctgtgACGGCATCTTGGTGGGGGGAGCCGTGACCCACAGCTGCAATCGCCTGGAGGGGCTGTCCCGCTGCCTCGGGCCCTGCTTCCCCGAGGTGCGACTCAAGGAGAAGGGTTCTCTGCAAGGACGTGGGGGTGGCTGTCCCACAGGCTCTGGCTCCGGACCCCTGAGTCACCCACGGCGCAACAGTGAGACCTCCTGCCCCTCATCCCCTGCCCCGGGGCTGAGCCAGCGCCTGCTGGTGAGGTCACACAGTGACCCTGGTGTCCTGACTGCTGGTGATGCTG cagatTTCAGGGAAGTACTTTATACCAAAGCACTGGAGGACAGCGTGTCCAACTCCTCTGCGGATACAG GGCTGTGCTCAGAGGCCTGCCTGCTCCGCCATTCACACTGTGACTCCCCCCGACTGCTCCGGGCTGGCTCAGTGGGGAAGAACAAGCTGCTGCCCTCCAAGAAGGTGATGCAGCAGTTATCAAAGACGACAACTCGCTCCCTGGGGGATCTCAAAGTCTGCCGGGGCACTCGTGGGCTGGTGGCCAGGTTCCTGCAGAGACCCAAACgcagcccagcagctggtgTGGAGGTGCCCGGGCACGGCTCTCAGGGGCACAAGCAG GTTCCCTGGAACACCCGGTCCGGAGCAGAGCGGCCCCACGAAGGCATCCACCTGCAGAGCTGCGGGGATCTGagctccacctcctccctgcgCCGGCTCCTCTCCTCCCGCCGCCTGGAGCGCAGCCGCCCGCGGAGCCTCAGCGGGACCTGCAAGGAGAGCGCCCTGTGA
- the FAM189B gene encoding protein FAM189B isoform X5, whose amino-acid sequence MPSPSESSRSLTGRTSRSLTHLRVQRTWLQILLVLGFIQIILGVLIVTFSLVAATITPSAKIRHSCPSWAGFSLALSGIVGIVSWKRPLTLVVTFFTLLSVLGVMLSLAGSILSCQNAQLVRSLEACETERDSCVCCQARSETLPASCSQQSEMLTMFPTPKCRSIHVVLKDLLFSVCGLTVFSTIICTLSAVVCCIQIFSLDIAHVLVPQRSSSVTLECTSPPDTFLQSMMDFEEFVPPVPPPPYYPPEYTCSSETDAQSITYNGSMDSPVPLYPTDFPPSYETVMGLRGDSQVGAGIPGRDGFLLCLCTDHAVLQATLFDSQLMDGSHTCTCDRVPSIVLSGEVSMDSGSLIMSEIMDIPGDSSPSEDSCLLELQGSMRSMDYVLFRSIQRSRADYCLSVDCVQCSHHARSPTLGLQGPFEETPQPRVRGERSYSCSTAEPGCDGILVGGAVTHSCNRLEGLSRCLGPCFPEVRLKEKGSLQGRGGGCPTGSGSGPLSHPRRNSETSCPSSPAPGLSQRLLVRSHSDPGVLTAGDAGLCSEACLLRHSHCDSPRLLRAGSVGKNKLLPSKKVMQQLSKTTTRSLGDLKVCRGTRGLVARFLQRPKRSPAAGVEVPGHGSQGHKQVPWNTRSGAERPHEGIHLQSCGDLSSTSSLRRLLSSRRLERSRPRSLSGTCKESAL is encoded by the exons ATGCCCTCCCCCAGCGAGTCCAGCCGCTCGCTGACCGGCCGCACGTCCCGCAGCCTCACGCACCTCCGCGTCCAGCGGACCTGGCTGCAGatcctgctggtgctgggcttCATCCAAATCATCCTGGGAGTCCTGATCGTCACCTTCAGCCTGGTGGCGGCCACCATCACGCCTTCTGCCAAGATCCGGCATTCCTGCCCATCTTGGGCCGGCTTCTCG CTGGCGCTGTCTGGGATTGTTGGCATTGTCTCCTGGAAGCGGCCGCTCACCCTGGTG GTCACCTTCTTCACATTGCTGTCAGTGCTGGGTGTCATGCTGAGCCTTGCTGGATCCATCCTGTCCTGCCAGAACGCGCAGCTGGTGAGGTCTCTGGAGGCCTGCGAGACG GAAAGGGACTCGTGTGTCTGCTGCCAGGCCCGCTCAGAAACTCTGccagcctcctgcagccagcagagtgAGATGCTGACCATGTTCCCCACCCCTAAATGCAGGAGTATCCATGTGGTGCTCAAG gaTCTCCTCTTCAGTGTCTGTGGCTTGACTGTCTTCTCCACCATCATCTGCACTCTCTCTGCTGTTGTGTGCTGCATCCAGATTTTCTCCCTTGACATTGCCCATGTG ctggtcCCTCAGCGCTCGAGCTCCGTGACGCTGGAATGCACTTCCCCCCCTGACACCTTTCTTCAGAGCATGATGGACTTTGAGGAGTTTGTGCCCCCAGTACCACCACCGCCCTACTACCCACCCGAGTACACCTGCAGCTCTGAGACCGATGCGCAGAG TATCACCTACAACGGCTCCATGGACAGCCCTGTGCCTCTCTACCCGACTGACTTCCCCCCTTCCTATGAGACTGTGATGGGGCTGCGGGGGGACAGCCAGGTGGGAGCCGGGATCCCAGGCAGGGATGGgttcctgctctgcctgtgcacTGACCACGCTGTCCTGCAGGCCACCCTGTTTGACTCACAGCTGATGGACGGCTCACACACCTGCACCTGCGACCGTGTCCCCTCCATCGTGCTCAGTGGAGAAG TGTCCATGGACAGCGGGTCCTTGATCATGTCAGAGATCATGGacatccctggggacagcagtcCCTCGGAGGACTCGtgtctgctggagctgcagggctccATGCGCTCCATGGATTACGTCCTCTTCCGCTCCATCCAGCGGAGCCGTGCGGATTACTGCCTGAGTGTGGACTGCGTGCAGTGCAGCCACCACGCACGCAGCCCCACACTGGGCTTGCAGGGACCCTTCGAGGAGACCCCTCAGCCCCGGGTGCGGGGGGAACGCTCCTATTCCTGCtccacagcagagccaggctgtgACGGCATCTTGGTGGGGGGAGCCGTGACCCACAGCTGCAATCGCCTGGAGGGGCTGTCCCGCTGCCTCGGGCCCTGCTTCCCCGAGGTGCGACTCAAGGAGAAGGGTTCTCTGCAAGGACGTGGGGGTGGCTGTCCCACAGGCTCTGGCTCCGGACCCCTGAGTCACCCACGGCGCAACAGTGAGACCTCCTGCCCCTCATCCCCTGCCCCGGGGCTGAGCCAGCGCCTGCTGGTGAGGTCACACAGTGACCCTGGTGTCCTGACTGCTGGTGATGCTG GGCTGTGCTCAGAGGCCTGCCTGCTCCGCCATTCACACTGTGACTCCCCCCGACTGCTCCGGGCTGGCTCAGTGGGGAAGAACAAGCTGCTGCCCTCCAAGAAGGTGATGCAGCAGTTATCAAAGACGACAACTCGCTCCCTGGGGGATCTCAAAGTCTGCCGGGGCACTCGTGGGCTGGTGGCCAGGTTCCTGCAGAGACCCAAACgcagcccagcagctggtgTGGAGGTGCCCGGGCACGGCTCTCAGGGGCACAAGCAG GTTCCCTGGAACACCCGGTCCGGAGCAGAGCGGCCCCACGAAGGCATCCACCTGCAGAGCTGCGGGGATCTGagctccacctcctccctgcgCCGGCTCCTCTCCTCCCGCCGCCTGGAGCGCAGCCGCCCGCGGAGCCTCAGCGGGACCTGCAAGGAGAGCGCCCTGTGA
- the FAM189B gene encoding protein FAM189B isoform X1, with protein MPSPSESSRSLTGRTSRSLTHLRVQRTWLQILLVLGFIQIILGVLIVTFSLVAATITPSAKIRHSCPSWAGFSLALSGIVGIVSWKRPLTLVVTFFTLLSVLGVMLSLAGSILSCQNAQLVRSLEACETERDSCVCCQARSETLPASCSQQSEMLTMFPTPKCRSIHVVLKDLLFSVCGLTVFSTIICTLSAVVCCIQIFSLDIAHVLVPQRSSSVTLECTSPPDTFLQSMMDFEEFVPPVPPPPYYPPEYTCSSETDAQSITYNGSMDSPVPLYPTDFPPSYETVMGLRGDSQVGAGIPGRDGFLLCLCTDHAVLQATLFDSQLMDGSHTCTCDRVPSIVLSGEVSMDSGSLIMSEIMDIPGDSSPSEDSCLLELQGSMRSMDYVLFRSIQRSRADYCLSVDCVQCSHHARSPTLGLQGPFEETPQPRVRGERSYSCSTAEPGCDGILVGGAVTHSCNRLEGLSRCLGPCFPEVRLKEKGSLQGRGGGCPTGSGSGPLSHPRRNSETSCPSSPAPGLSQRLLVRSHSDPGVLTAGDAADFREVLYTKALEDSVSNSSADTGLCSEACLLRHSHCDSPRLLRAGSVGKNKLLPSKKVMQQLSKTTTRSLGDLKVCRGTRGLVARFLQRPKRSPAAGVEVPGHGSQGHKQVPWNTRSGAERPHEGIHLQSCGDLSSTSSLRRLLSSRRLERSRPRSLSGTCKESAL; from the exons ATGCCCTCCCCCAGCGAGTCCAGCCGCTCGCTGACCGGCCGCACGTCCCGCAGCCTCACGCACCTCCGCGTCCAGCGGACCTGGCTGCAGatcctgctggtgctgggcttCATCCAAATCATCCTGGGAGTCCTGATCGTCACCTTCAGCCTGGTGGCGGCCACCATCACGCCTTCTGCCAAGATCCGGCATTCCTGCCCATCTTGGGCCGGCTTCTCG CTGGCGCTGTCTGGGATTGTTGGCATTGTCTCCTGGAAGCGGCCGCTCACCCTGGTG GTCACCTTCTTCACATTGCTGTCAGTGCTGGGTGTCATGCTGAGCCTTGCTGGATCCATCCTGTCCTGCCAGAACGCGCAGCTGGTGAGGTCTCTGGAGGCCTGCGAGACG GAAAGGGACTCGTGTGTCTGCTGCCAGGCCCGCTCAGAAACTCTGccagcctcctgcagccagcagagtgAGATGCTGACCATGTTCCCCACCCCTAAATGCAGGAGTATCCATGTGGTGCTCAAG gaTCTCCTCTTCAGTGTCTGTGGCTTGACTGTCTTCTCCACCATCATCTGCACTCTCTCTGCTGTTGTGTGCTGCATCCAGATTTTCTCCCTTGACATTGCCCATGTG ctggtcCCTCAGCGCTCGAGCTCCGTGACGCTGGAATGCACTTCCCCCCCTGACACCTTTCTTCAGAGCATGATGGACTTTGAGGAGTTTGTGCCCCCAGTACCACCACCGCCCTACTACCCACCCGAGTACACCTGCAGCTCTGAGACCGATGCGCAGAG TATCACCTACAACGGCTCCATGGACAGCCCTGTGCCTCTCTACCCGACTGACTTCCCCCCTTCCTATGAGACTGTGATGGGGCTGCGGGGGGACAGCCAGGTGGGAGCCGGGATCCCAGGCAGGGATGGgttcctgctctgcctgtgcacTGACCACGCTGTCCTGCAGGCCACCCTGTTTGACTCACAGCTGATGGACGGCTCACACACCTGCACCTGCGACCGTGTCCCCTCCATCGTGCTCAGTGGAGAAG TGTCCATGGACAGCGGGTCCTTGATCATGTCAGAGATCATGGacatccctggggacagcagtcCCTCGGAGGACTCGtgtctgctggagctgcagggctccATGCGCTCCATGGATTACGTCCTCTTCCGCTCCATCCAGCGGAGCCGTGCGGATTACTGCCTGAGTGTGGACTGCGTGCAGTGCAGCCACCACGCACGCAGCCCCACACTGGGCTTGCAGGGACCCTTCGAGGAGACCCCTCAGCCCCGGGTGCGGGGGGAACGCTCCTATTCCTGCtccacagcagagccaggctgtgACGGCATCTTGGTGGGGGGAGCCGTGACCCACAGCTGCAATCGCCTGGAGGGGCTGTCCCGCTGCCTCGGGCCCTGCTTCCCCGAGGTGCGACTCAAGGAGAAGGGTTCTCTGCAAGGACGTGGGGGTGGCTGTCCCACAGGCTCTGGCTCCGGACCCCTGAGTCACCCACGGCGCAACAGTGAGACCTCCTGCCCCTCATCCCCTGCCCCGGGGCTGAGCCAGCGCCTGCTGGTGAGGTCACACAGTGACCCTGGTGTCCTGACTGCTGGTGATGCTG cagatTTCAGGGAAGTACTTTATACCAAAGCACTGGAGGACAGCGTGTCCAACTCCTCTGCGGATACAG GGCTGTGCTCAGAGGCCTGCCTGCTCCGCCATTCACACTGTGACTCCCCCCGACTGCTCCGGGCTGGCTCAGTGGGGAAGAACAAGCTGCTGCCCTCCAAGAAGGTGATGCAGCAGTTATCAAAGACGACAACTCGCTCCCTGGGGGATCTCAAAGTCTGCCGGGGCACTCGTGGGCTGGTGGCCAGGTTCCTGCAGAGACCCAAACgcagcccagcagctggtgTGGAGGTGCCCGGGCACGGCTCTCAGGGGCACAAGCAG GTTCCCTGGAACACCCGGTCCGGAGCAGAGCGGCCCCACGAAGGCATCCACCTGCAGAGCTGCGGGGATCTGagctccacctcctccctgcgCCGGCTCCTCTCCTCCCGCCGCCTGGAGCGCAGCCGCCCGCGGAGCCTCAGCGGGACCTGCAAGGAGAGCGCCCTGTGA
- the FAM189B gene encoding protein FAM189B isoform X2: MPSPSESSRSLTGRTSRSLTHLRVQRTWLQILLVLGFIQIILGVLIVTFSLVAATITPSAKIRHSCPSWAGFSLALSGIVGIVSWKRPLTLVVTFFTLLSVLGVMLSLAGSILSCQNAQLVRSLEACETERDSCVCCQARSETLPASCSQQSEMLTMFPTPKCRSIHVVLKDLLFSVCGLTVFSTIICTLSAVVCCIQIFSLDIAHVLVPQRSSSVTLECTSPPDTFLQSMMDFEEFVPPVPPPPYYPPEYTCSSETDAQSITYNGSMDSPVPLYPTDFPPSYETVMGLRGDSQVGAGIPGRDGFLLCLCTDHAVLQATLFDSQLMDGSHTCTCDRVPSIVLSGEVSMDSGSLIMSEIMDIPGDSSPSEDSCLLELQGSMRSMDYVLFRSIQRSRADYCLSVDCVQCSHHARSPTLGLQGPFEETPQPRVRGERSYSCSTAEPGCDGILVGGAVTHSCNRLEGLSRCLGPCFPEVRLKEKGSLQGRGGGCPTGSGSGPLSHPRRNSETSCPSSPAPGLSQRLLVRSHSDPGVLTAGDADFREVLYTKALEDSVSNSSADTGLCSEACLLRHSHCDSPRLLRAGSVGKNKLLPSKKVMQQLSKTTTRSLGDLKVCRGTRGLVARFLQRPKRSPAAGVEVPGHGSQGHKQVPWNTRSGAERPHEGIHLQSCGDLSSTSSLRRLLSSRRLERSRPRSLSGTCKESAL; encoded by the exons ATGCCCTCCCCCAGCGAGTCCAGCCGCTCGCTGACCGGCCGCACGTCCCGCAGCCTCACGCACCTCCGCGTCCAGCGGACCTGGCTGCAGatcctgctggtgctgggcttCATCCAAATCATCCTGGGAGTCCTGATCGTCACCTTCAGCCTGGTGGCGGCCACCATCACGCCTTCTGCCAAGATCCGGCATTCCTGCCCATCTTGGGCCGGCTTCTCG CTGGCGCTGTCTGGGATTGTTGGCATTGTCTCCTGGAAGCGGCCGCTCACCCTGGTG GTCACCTTCTTCACATTGCTGTCAGTGCTGGGTGTCATGCTGAGCCTTGCTGGATCCATCCTGTCCTGCCAGAACGCGCAGCTGGTGAGGTCTCTGGAGGCCTGCGAGACG GAAAGGGACTCGTGTGTCTGCTGCCAGGCCCGCTCAGAAACTCTGccagcctcctgcagccagcagagtgAGATGCTGACCATGTTCCCCACCCCTAAATGCAGGAGTATCCATGTGGTGCTCAAG gaTCTCCTCTTCAGTGTCTGTGGCTTGACTGTCTTCTCCACCATCATCTGCACTCTCTCTGCTGTTGTGTGCTGCATCCAGATTTTCTCCCTTGACATTGCCCATGTG ctggtcCCTCAGCGCTCGAGCTCCGTGACGCTGGAATGCACTTCCCCCCCTGACACCTTTCTTCAGAGCATGATGGACTTTGAGGAGTTTGTGCCCCCAGTACCACCACCGCCCTACTACCCACCCGAGTACACCTGCAGCTCTGAGACCGATGCGCAGAG TATCACCTACAACGGCTCCATGGACAGCCCTGTGCCTCTCTACCCGACTGACTTCCCCCCTTCCTATGAGACTGTGATGGGGCTGCGGGGGGACAGCCAGGTGGGAGCCGGGATCCCAGGCAGGGATGGgttcctgctctgcctgtgcacTGACCACGCTGTCCTGCAGGCCACCCTGTTTGACTCACAGCTGATGGACGGCTCACACACCTGCACCTGCGACCGTGTCCCCTCCATCGTGCTCAGTGGAGAAG TGTCCATGGACAGCGGGTCCTTGATCATGTCAGAGATCATGGacatccctggggacagcagtcCCTCGGAGGACTCGtgtctgctggagctgcagggctccATGCGCTCCATGGATTACGTCCTCTTCCGCTCCATCCAGCGGAGCCGTGCGGATTACTGCCTGAGTGTGGACTGCGTGCAGTGCAGCCACCACGCACGCAGCCCCACACTGGGCTTGCAGGGACCCTTCGAGGAGACCCCTCAGCCCCGGGTGCGGGGGGAACGCTCCTATTCCTGCtccacagcagagccaggctgtgACGGCATCTTGGTGGGGGGAGCCGTGACCCACAGCTGCAATCGCCTGGAGGGGCTGTCCCGCTGCCTCGGGCCCTGCTTCCCCGAGGTGCGACTCAAGGAGAAGGGTTCTCTGCAAGGACGTGGGGGTGGCTGTCCCACAGGCTCTGGCTCCGGACCCCTGAGTCACCCACGGCGCAACAGTGAGACCTCCTGCCCCTCATCCCCTGCCCCGGGGCTGAGCCAGCGCCTGCTGGTGAGGTCACACAGTGACCCTGGTGTCCTGACTGCTGGTGATGCTG atTTCAGGGAAGTACTTTATACCAAAGCACTGGAGGACAGCGTGTCCAACTCCTCTGCGGATACAG GGCTGTGCTCAGAGGCCTGCCTGCTCCGCCATTCACACTGTGACTCCCCCCGACTGCTCCGGGCTGGCTCAGTGGGGAAGAACAAGCTGCTGCCCTCCAAGAAGGTGATGCAGCAGTTATCAAAGACGACAACTCGCTCCCTGGGGGATCTCAAAGTCTGCCGGGGCACTCGTGGGCTGGTGGCCAGGTTCCTGCAGAGACCCAAACgcagcccagcagctggtgTGGAGGTGCCCGGGCACGGCTCTCAGGGGCACAAGCAG GTTCCCTGGAACACCCGGTCCGGAGCAGAGCGGCCCCACGAAGGCATCCACCTGCAGAGCTGCGGGGATCTGagctccacctcctccctgcgCCGGCTCCTCTCCTCCCGCCGCCTGGAGCGCAGCCGCCCGCGGAGCCTCAGCGGGACCTGCAAGGAGAGCGCCCTGTGA